CCTGACCCGCACCGTTGACCTTGATGGTCAGATTCGACAGCGTGCGCCAGAAGTTGACGAGCGCGATGCAGTTGCTCGTGCCGTTGTCCCCGAGGCAGCGGTTGTATACCTCGACTTTGCCGTTGATCACCACGTCCGAGGGTGAGGCGCCGAGACCGGAGATCTCGGTGTAGTAGCCGACCTTGATCTGCAGCGGCTGAGCGTCGGTGCCGTACGTGCCGGGTTTGAAGTAGTAGGCGTAGCGCTCGGTGCCCATCTCGTTGTTGACCTGTTTGGCGTAGGTCGCGTCGAGAATCGATTGAATCTGGCTGACAGGCATGCTGGGATCGAAAACGGTGACATTTGGTCCCAGGTCGCGGACGCTGCCGGCACGCGCTGCCGTGGTGCTGAGCCTGGCATCCGGAGCGGAGACGTTCGTGGCTGCCTGCTGTCCGCAAGCACCCAGCAGGACCGTCAGTCCTGCCAGCAGGAACAGGGCCTGGCGCGAAACGCTGCGTCTCTCGTCACCACTTGTATGAACGGGCTGCTGTTTTCTGTACTGCCTGCCATTGCATCCCATTTTTTACTCCTCCTTGTTGAGCGTCGATAGCGTGTGTTTGAAGCGTTCAAGCAACAGGAAAGACATGCCTCCTTTCACGTCGTGGTGAGAGACTTTGATGTACCCGGCTTTATGTAAGCGTTTACATTTTTAGCGTTGTGAAGACACGAGAGGAGCGACAACAAAAAACGATCTGTGACAAGTACCCTCCCATCTAAAACCGTGAGAATGAGAAAAGCATGAGATGTATTTTGGCCCTTTCCTCCACTGCAGAGCCACGCTGCAGTGGAGGAAACTCAACGTTGGTCAGGGTCCGCTGCAAGTGGTCAGAGCCGTCATCAGGCATGGGAAGTCATGGCGTGGCAGGACTGGCTCAAGAACCTCGGGGTGTTTTGAAAGGCTGACCCGGATTCGGACGATCTGCCACCTGTGGAAGCGGCACGAATTGTGCACCAGAGATCCGGTCAATTCCGTTGGAGCGCGCCCACTCCAGAAAGACTCTGTAAGGAAAATGTGTGAAAGTCTTCATAAAATAAAGCTGCAGTGGGACTGTGCTGCACGAATCTATGACTGACCAGAGCCTTGACAACGCTGACTCCGCCCGGCCCAACCCAGGCGCCATGCAGCTTGACCTGTGGCTTCGTAGGGCCGAGGAGCTCCGAAACAGCGATGCCCACCAGGCGCTCGCACTGGGCGAACAGGCGCGCGAAGAGGCCACTCGTCTCGGTGACGTCAGCCGACTGGCCCGCAGCCTGCTCAACTGTGGACGCACCCGCTGGACGCTGGGCGATTACGGCACTGCCCGGCACAACTTGCATGAAGCACTGGCCATCACCGAAGAGCACCCTGACGCCGAAACCCAGATTCGCTGCCTCATGAACCTCGGGCTTGTCGACATGGACCAGGGCCATTACGTGCCCGCTTCTGCCCACTTTCTCAGGGCTTTACGACTGAGCCGTCAGGCCGCGCTGCCCATTCGCGAAGCGGGCTGCCTGAACAACCTTGGTGGCGTTCACGAGTATCTGGGTGATTATTCGCAGGCCACCGAGTACTACCTCCAGGCCTTACAGGTCTTTGAGCAGCACGATGACCCCCTGGACCGCATCATCGTTCGTGTCAACCTGGGAACCACGTGTCAGCAACTGCGACGCACAAGTCAGGCGCTGGAGTACTACCGCCAGGCCTGGCAACTGGCCTTGGCCAGCAATAACAAGCGCTACCAGGGCATGGCAGCACTCTACCAGGGGGAGTGCTACCGTGAACTGCAACAGCCTGAGCAGGCGCTCGATTCCCTTGAGCAGGCCCTGCAGTTGCTGCGTGACACCGGCTACCGCAAGGGGGAAGCGCAGGCGCTCAGCGCTCTCGGAGACTGGTACCTCAGTCAGGAAGCCAGCCGGGCTGCCTTCTCGCATTACACCCACGCACTTGAACTGGCGGGCACCCTTGAAGACCAGCAGCTCACGGTCAGTGTCTTGATTCGTTCGGCCAGCGCCCTGCTGCACGCTGGAGAGGCCGACTCTGCGCTCCACGCCCTGCGGCGCGCCCTGTCGCTGGCCGAGAAGCTCAGTTTGACGGCCGAGAGCAGTGAAGCGCACGAGCGCCTGTCGCGGTACTGGGAACTCAGAGAAGATTATTTTCAGGCACTCGCGCACTACAAAGCCTTTCATGCGTGTCAGCAGCAACTGTTCAACGACGCTCAGGACAAACGCACGCAAACCCTGCTGATTCAGCACGAAGTCGAGCAGATTCGCCAGAGTGCCGAAGAGCAGCGCTCGCTGGCCGAGCAGCTGCAGGAAGCCCATCAGGAACTCAACCGGGCCTTTGAGCACAACCAGCAGCTGCTGGAGCAGGCCAGTTTTCATGCGCACCACGATGTCCTGACGGGCCTGCCCAACCGATTGCATTTTGACCAGCTGCTGCAGCAGGCCATCGCGCAGGCAGCCCGGCAGAACGAAATGTTCGCCGTGATGCTGCTTGACCTCGACGGCTTTAAAGGGGTCAACGATTCGCTGGGCCACCAGGCAGGCGATGAGCTGATCGCTCAGGTGGCCCAACGCTTCCGGTCGTGCCTCCAGCGTGACGACGTCGTCGCGCGCTTCGGAGGAGACGAGTTCACGGCCATCGTGCATTGCCTGTCGTCACCGCACGACGCGCAGCGTATCGCCGAGCGTCTGCTTGCTGTTCTGCAAGCTCCCTTTTTCATTCACGGTGAACACGTGCTGGTCGGCGTGTCCATTGGCGTAAGCCTCTTCCCGCGTGACGGTCAGGACATCACAACCCTGACGGCGCGCGCGGACAGCGCCATGTACCAGATCAAACGCAGCCACAAGGGAGCCGTGCAAATCTACAGCGCAGATCAGGTCATACCAGAAAGCTGTACCCCACGCACGCCGTGAAGCTGCCGTATGAAACGAAGCGGACCCTCGACCGAGGGTCCGCTTCGTTTTGTGGCTTACTGACTGAACTCGAAGTCGGCGTACTCCTCCACAGGCGGGCAGGAGCAGAAGAAGTTACGGTCGCCGTACACGTTGTCCACCCGATTCACGGTCGGCCAGTACTTCGCACCTCTCGTGTGCCTTGTGGGGAACACGGCTTGCTCGCGCGAGTACGCCCGCTGCCATTCGGCGTCCACCAGGTCGTCCATGGTGTGTGGCGCGTGGCGCAGCGCCGTCTCCTCGGCCTTGATGAGGCCGTCCTCGACTTCGCGGATCTCCCGGCGAATCTGCACCATCGCCTCGATAAAGCGGTCGAGTTCTTCCTTGGGTTCGCTTTCGGTGGGTTCGATCATCAGGGTGCCGGGCACGGGGAAGCTCATGGTGGGCGCGTGGAAGCCGTAGTCCATGAGCCGCTTGGCGATGTCTTCCTCGGTGATGCCCGTCGCGGCCTTCAGGGGTCTCACATCGATGATGCACTCGTGCGCGACGCGGCCGTTCATGCCCTTGTACAGCACGCTGTAGTGCCCTTCCAGCTTCTTGGCGATGTAGTTCGCGTTCAAGACCGCGACCTGCGTGGCGATCTTCAGGCCCTCGCTGCCCAGCATCTTGATGTACAGGTACGAAATGGGCAGGATGGCGCCGCTGCCGTACGGGGCCGCACTGACGGCGCCCGTGGAGCTTTCGCTGACCGGGCGCACGGCGTGGTTGGGCAGGTACGGTGCGAGGTGTGCCTTCACGCCAATAGGGCCCATGCCGGGGCCGCCGCCGCCGTGCGGAATGGCAAAGGTCTTGTGGAGGTTCAGGTGGCTGACGTCGCTGCCGATCAGTCCGGGCTTGCTCAGGCCGACTTGTGCGTTCATGTTGGCGCCGTCCATGTAGACCTGCCCGCCATGCTGGTGAATCAGGTCGCAGACTTCCTTCACGTGCTCCTCGTACACCCCGTGCGTGGAGGGGTACGTGATCATCAGGGCGCCCAAGTTGGCGCTGTGCTGCTCGGCCTTTTCGCGCAGATCGGCGAGGTCGATGTTGCCGTTCTCGTCGGTTTTCGTCACCACGACCTGCATGCCCATCATGGCGGCGCTCGCGGGGTTGGTGCCGTGCGCGCTGGAGGGAATCAGGCAGACGTTACGGTGCCCTTCACCGCGCGCCTCATGGTACTTGCGGATCACCAGCAGGCCCGCGTACTCGCCCTGCGCGCCGCTGTTGGGCTGCATGCTCACGGCGTCGTAGCCGGTGATGTCAGCCAGCCAGGCTTCGAGCTCACCGATCATCTCGGCGTAACCTTCAGTCTGGTCCTGGGGAGCGAAGGGATGAATGTGCGCGAACTCCGGCCACGTCACGGGCGCCATCTCGCTGCTGGCGTTGAGTTTCATGGTGCACGACCCCAGCGGGATCATCCCGTGCACGAGACTGTAGTCCTTGTTTTCCAGCAGCTTCAGATAACGCAGCATGGCGCTTTCACTGTGATGGGTGTTGAACACCGGGTGCGTCAGGTAGCTGCTGGTGCGCGTCAGGGCGGCAGGAATGCCGCTCGGGGCAGTGTCGTTCAGGGCCGACACGTCCACGTGCTCACCCGTGATGACTTCCACAAGGTCCGAGACGTCTTGCAGGGTCGTCGTCTCGTCGAGCGAGACACTGACGGTATCGATTTCAAAGCGCAGATTGATGCCCTTGGAGAGCGCCCGCGTTCGCACGGCGCCCGTCGAGGAGGTCTGGAAGCTGAGGGTATCGAAAAACGCTTCCTGCGGCTGAATCCCGGCGTTCGTCAGCGCCCGGTGCAGGATGCCCGTGAGGCGCGAGACCCGCTCGCCGATGGTCCTCAGGCCCTCGGGGCCGTGATAAACGGCGTACGCGGCGGCCATGTTGGCCAGCAGCGCCTGCGCGGTGCAGATGTTGCTGGTCGCCTTCTCGCGGCGGATGTGCTGCTCGCGGGTTTGCATCGCCATGCGCAGGGCACGCCGTCCACGGCTGTCCTTGCTGACCCCGATCACGCGCCCCGGCATCGAGCGCTTGAATTCGTCCTTGCAGGCAAAAAAGGCCGCATGCGGACCGCCGAAGCCCATCGGCACCCCGAAGCGCTGCGAATTGCCGACCACGATGTCCGCGCCCAGTTCACCGGGAGGGGTCAGCACGGTCAGCGCGAGCAGGTCGGTCGCGACAATGGCGAGCGCTCCGGCGGCGTGCACCTTTTCGGTGAAGGGCGCAAGGTCGCGCACGTGCCCGTAGGTGCCGGGGTACTGCACCAGCGCCGCGAAGCACTCGGGCAATTCCCCTTCAGCGTCGCCCACCACGACCTCGTAGCCGAAGTACTCGGCGCGGGTGCGAATGACGTCAAGGGTCTGCGGATGCACGTCGGAGGCGACGAAAAAGGTGTTGCTCCTGCTCTTGCCCGACCGTTTGGCGAGGGTCATGGCCTCCGCGGCGGCGGTGGCCTCGTCGAGCAGGCTGGCGTTGGCGACTTCCATGCCGGTGAGGTCCATCACGACCTGCTGGAAGTTGAGCAGCATCTCCAGCCGACCCTGCGAAATTTCAGCCTGATAGGGAGTGTAGGCGGTGTACCAGCCGGGGTTTTCGAGCAGGTTGCGCAAAATCACGCCGGGCGTGAGGGTGCCGTAGTAGCCGGTGCCGATAAAGCTGCGGTAAAGCTTGTTCTTCTGCGCGGCGGTTTTCAGTTCGGCGAGCGCCTGCGCTTCGCTGACGCCCGGGCCGATTTTTAAGTCACCCTTGAAGCGGATGCTCTCGGGCAGGGTCGTTTCGACCAGTTCGTCGAGACTCTCCAGGCCCAGCTCGGCCAGCATCGACTGCTGTTCGCGCTCGGTCGGTCCGAGGTGACGCCCGGTGAAGGCATTAAAATCGAGAAGTTCGTTGAGGGGCTTCATGGAATGTCCTCCAGGGCTCTGAGCAGTCGGCCATCAGCAGTCAGCAGAACGGCTGATGGCCGACGACCGGGCACTGAATCCTTACTGTGCGATGGCTTCGTACTCGCTGGCGTCCAGGACCTGACCGACTTCCGAAACGGTCATGCGGAAAAGCCAGCCGCGCTCGTAGGGATTCTCGTTGACACGCTCGGGACTGCCGGCCAGCTCACTGTTCACTTCGGTGATGATGCCGCTTGCGGGCGCATAGATGTCGCTGGCCGTCTTGACGCTCTCGACCACCGCGACGGCTTCACCGGCACGTACCTCGCGGCCAACTTCGGGGAGCTCCACGTACACCACATCACCCAGCTGGTCCTGCGCGAAATCGGTGATGCCGACGGTGGCCACCGTGTTTCCAGAAGAGTCCGGGCCGTCAACTTTGATCCACTCGTGGCTTTTGAGGTATTTCAGGTCGCTGGGAATGTTCATCAAGCAGATTCTCCTACGGATGAGATGGGTCGGGCATGGAGCGTTTCAAGTCTAGAGGGTGGAAACGGGGTCTAAAGTGCGCGCGCCCCGGTTGTGCCAGGGTGCATTACTTCTGCAAAAACGGCAGGTCGGCGAGACGCGCCGGGTGATCTTTGCCGCGAATCTCGATGGCGAGGTCACCACCGGTGAGCCGGCTGGCGTCGATGAGGGCCATGGCGATGGGCTCCTTGAGGGTAGGGCTCATGCTGCCGCTTGTGACCCGCCCAATGACCTCGCCGCCGCTCTTGACGGCGTAGCCTTCACGAGCGATGACCTTATCGAGTTTCAGGCCGACCAGCTTCTGCTGCGGCGCTTCACCCAGAATGCGGTCGCGGCCGTGAAAGTCCTTGGTGTCTTTCACGACCCAGGTGTAGTGACTGCTGAGAGGGTGAATGTCGTCGCCAAATTCGTGACCGTACAGGGGAAAGCCGGCCTCGAGCCGCAGGGTGTCACGCGCGCCGAGACCGGCCGGCGTGAAGCCGATGGCCAGCAGCTTGTCCCATACGACCTCGGCCCTGTCGCTGTCCACAAAGATCTCGAAGCCGTCCTCGCCGGTGTAGCCCGTGCGGGCCAGCATCACCGGAAAGCCGAACAGCTTGGTGTGGAAGACGCTGTTTTTCTTTCTGGCGTTCAGGTCGGTATCGACGTGGGCCTGCAGCAGTTCGGCGGTCTTGGGGCCCTGCACGGCCAGCAGGCCCCAGGCGTCCGATTCGTCGTTGAGGGTCACGTCATGGTGCTGCGCGAGTTGCTGCAGGTGTGCGAAGTCCTTGTCGACATTGCTGGCGTTCACGACGATCAGGTACTCTTCTTCGTCCAGGCGGTAGATGTAGATGTCATCGACCAGGCCGCCGCGCTCGTTGGGCAGCAGGTTGTACTGCGCGCGCCCCACCTTGAGCTTGCTCACGTCGTTGGTGGTGGCGTATTGCAGAAAATCCAGCGCGCCCGGCCCGCTCACGCGGAATTCGCCCATGTGTGACACGTCGAAGACCCCGGCGCTTTCGCGCACGGCCTGATGCTCGCTCATCACACCCGCGTATTGAACCGGCATGTCCCAGCCGCCGAAGGGCACCATGCGCGCACCGGCGCGACCGTGCGCTTCGTGAAGCGGTGTTTTTTTCAGGTTTTCTTGACTCACGGGCCTCAGTCTAACAATTGTTAGGCAGGGGAGATGTACCCTCCCGCAGACTCATGGTCGCTCATCAAGCTTGCGCGGCCCGTCAGGAATGGAAGGCTAGACTGAGCGGGTGCGTGTCATGACCGGTGTTGTCGCTTCGGGATTTGTCGCCCTGCTGGCCTTTCTGGGCGGGCTCTTCGCCTGGGGCCGCGATCTGCCCAGCGTGTCGGACCTTGACGTGCTGGAATTCTCCGGGCAAAGCCGCGTCTTCGACCGGGACGGTCAGCTGGTCGGCACCCTCGCACCGTCGCTCTCCAACGGTGCGCGCGTGAACCGCACGTTGCTGAAGCTCGATCAGGTGAGCCCTTTTCTGCGCGACGCGGTGGTGACAAGCGAGGACCGGCGGTTTTTCAATCACCACGGCATCGATTTTCTGGGCATCGCGCGTGGTCTGTGGCGCGGTTTGCGGGGTGATCTGGAAGGCGGCTCCACCCTGACGCAGCAGCTGGTAAAAAACACCCTGCTGGCCGATCTGGAAGGTGCGCGCACGCCCGAACGCAAATTCAAGGAAGCGATTCTGGCGGTCCAGGTCGACCGCAACTTCAGCAAAGACGAGATTCTCGGCGCCTACCTGAACGTCATCTACTGGGGATCGGGTGGCCGGACCGACATCATCGGCGCGGCCACGGCCTCGCGTTCTTACCTGCAAAAAGACGCCCGTAACCTCAACCTGGCCGAGAGCGTTTATCTCGCCACGCTGATTCCCTCGCCGGGCCGGTATTTCAATTACCCGGGTTACCGTTCCCTGATGCGCAGCCTGCTCGAGCGCATGGTGGAGGACGGCCGTGTCAGTCGCGCTCAGGCCGACGCGGCCTGGCGTTTCCCGCTGCAACCGGCCGGCTGGCGGGTCCGGTACGACGCACAGGGCAACATCGTTTCGGCCACCCTGGTCGACAAGAGCGCCAAGAACCGCAACACACCCGTGCCCCCCGGCCGCGCGCACCTGCATTTCCTGCAGGCCGTCGAGCGGGAGCTGATTCGGCTGTATGGACGCAAAGCGGTGTACTCGGGCACGGGCCTCAAGGTCTACACCACCATGGACCTGCAGGCCCAGACGGCAGCCGAGCGGGCGTCGCGTGACGCCCGTCTGCCCGAGGGGGCTACGCTGGGCATGGCCTTCGTGGAGCCGGGCACCGGCGAGGTGCTGGCCCTGGTGGGGCAGAAGCTTGAGGGTTTCGTGGCGGGAGAGTGGAACAACGCGACGCAGGCCAGGCGGCAGGTGGGCAGCGCCATCAAGCCGCTGCTTTACACCCTGGCCCTCGAGAAAGGCGGTCAGCAGTACGATACGGTGCTCGACGCGCCCATCAGCGGTGATTATCAACCCAGGAATTACAGTGGCCGCTATCTCGGTACGCCCGTGACGCTGCGCTATGCCCTTAACCACAGTCTGAATCTGCCCACCGTACGGCTGGCCCAGGAGGTCGGCGTGCGCAACCTGGAACGCAAACTGAGCGATCTGGGACTGTCGGTGCCGACGGACGCCGGGTTGTCGCTGGCCATCGGCACCCTGGAAGCCAGCCCGCTGCAGCTCGCGAGCGCTTACGCCACCTTCGCGAACGGGGGCGAATGGCACGAACCGCGCGTGTTGCGCCGCGTCGTTGCGCCGGACGGCCGGGCGCTACCGCTGCCCACTTACGCTTCACGGCGGGTATGGGACGCGCAGACAGCCTTCCTGGGCCTCGACATGCTGCGCGGCGTGGTCAACGATTTGGGTCGTGGGCAGGGCGGCTTGGCCTGGCGGGCGCGCATTCCCGGCTGGGACGTGGGCGGCAAGACCGGTACCACCAACGACGTCAAGGACCTGTGGTTCGCGGGCGTGACGCCGGGTGTGGCGGGCGCAGTGTGGGTGGGCAGGCAGGAAGGGGGCGCGATGCCGGAGAACGCTTACAGCGGCGACATTGCCGCGCCGGTCTGGCAACAGGCCGTCGCCGGCGCCCTCGCGGGCCGCACGCCGCAGGCCTTCGGCGCGCCCGAGGGTGTGGCTTTTCAGTTCGTGCGGGGCGTGCGCATGGCTGTCAAAGAAGACAGCCCCGGTCTCAGCGCGGGTGTGCGGCGTTTCTTTGAGCGTTCACCCGCGCCCCGGCCGCAAAGGGAGCGCCCCCAGGAAGCTCCCGCGCCCACGCTCGAAGAGGCGCCACTGCCAGAAGCTGCGCCCACCGAGATCCCTCCTACCCCGGACGAACCCTCCGGGCTGCCGCAACCCGAGGATCTGCAACCCACCATGCCCGAGCCTTCGGCGCCCGAAGTTCCCACTCCCAGTGAGCCCATCCCGAGTGAACCGGTGCCGGCCGAACAGCCCCCGCTTCCCGGAGAGGACTTTCCGACGGACACCGTACCCGTACCCCAGGATTTGCAGCCGCTGCCCGAACCGGTGCCACCGGTGCCGGATACCTCGCTCGTGCCGGAAGGTCAGCAATACCTGCCCCCAGAGGAGCCGCAAAGCGTCGGGGCAGTCGACAATACCTACTAAAACGGTGGTCAGTGTCACGGCCCTCTGCTGACCAGAGATCCTGATCGAGTGGGGCAACCGAGCCGGCACCCACGCGGACGGAAGTGGCTTGATGGAACGCGTTTTCCTGTCAATGAAACAGACCGACGCTCTCAAGAATCATTGGCGTCGCATCACCGGGTTCCACTCGGCCGCCAAAAAGAGGCAGGTCGCTCAGCGCGAAATGAGGTCGATCACGTCGGGGGCACGCACGCGAAAGTCCAGACGCTGCCCGGGCGTGACGTAAGCCTGCGCGCCCTGACCTTTGGGTGTACCCGACAGGACCAACTTGGCGGACGCGTCCTGAGTGACGCGCAGGGGAACATTCCAGTGCGCGCCGGCTTCGAGTGTTTCGCGTGATTCGCATTGTTCACCGAGACAGACGCGCAAACCGTGGAGCGCTTCGCTGCTGGCGTTCACGACCCGCAGTGCTGGACGGGGCGCCAGCAGAAAAGCCAGCGCCAGCAGACACAGAAAGCCCAGCGTGCCCAGCCGGCGCCGACGCGGCGAGACACTCCGGCCGCGCATCAGGGCGTCAAGCAGGCCCGGGCGTTCCGCTGGTGTATCCGGCGTGGAAGAAGTGGGAGGAACCATCACCCCCTACTTTGTCACGCTTTGTCGCGCGCGGCTCGCGGGTACGGCAGGTCATCTCAGTAACTTTTGTCCACCACCGCGGCCGCCGTGTCATGAATGGCTTGTCGGGCGTCTGGCAGACGCAGCGTCAGTCCCAGAAAGAGCGCTTCGAGGACGAGCAGCTGCCCGATTTTGCTGGCAATCGCGCCTCCGTCCAGTGGATCTTCGGGGCTGGCCGTGTAGAGGGCGCAGTCAGCGTGGCGGGTGATGGGGCTTTTGGCGCGGTGGGTCAGTGCCACCGTGAACAGGCCGCGTTCCTGGGCGACCCGCAGCACCTGTACGGTGTCGACGGTACTGCCCGAGCGGCTGATGCCCAGCGCGACCGAACCTGGCGGAAGGGTGGCAGCGTACATGGTGGCCAGATGCGGATCGAGTGTGGCGTTCACGTTCAGTCCAAGGCGCAACAGCTTGTAGGCGAAGTCGAGGGCGGTCACGCCGCTGGCCCCCTGACCACAGATCAGCACCCGGGGGGCTGCCGCCAGCGCGTCCAGGGCAGCTTGCAGATCTGCCTCGCCCAGGACCTTGCGGGTTTCGCGGATCGCCGTGTCGGCGTGCTGCGCGGCACGTGCGATCAGTCCCCGCGAGGAGGCGCCCACCGCCTCGCTCGCGGCGGGAGCGGCAAGGTCGGCAGCCAGCGCCAGCTTGAAATCCTGAAAGCCCCGAAACCCCAGATCCCGCGTGAGGCGAATCACGGTGGCTTCACCGGCACTGCTCGCTTCGGCTACTTCGGTGACCGTCTGATACAGCACCTTCTGCGGGGAGGCCAGCACGTAGGACGCCGTACGCCGTTGCGCAGGCGTGAGCAACTCGAGCTGTGCCCGCAGTCGGCTGAGCGCTCCGGCCGGTCCGTAGGGTTCACGTGTCACGGCGCAGGGGAGACGCAGCGAAGCTGGCCCGATGGCGTCAAGTCTGTGGTGGCAAGTCGTTGTGGCACCTGAACTCCTTCCAGAATGTCCTGAAAAAATACTCCAGATTTGACAGGACTTTTGGAGTCACATTACGCTGGCGTTGAAAGTGGTGTCAACGCCACTTCGGAGAGTGGCATGATTGCACGCAACGCACATTGTCATCAGGAGCGGTGGCCGTGAAGATCGGCGGACAGATTTTGACGCCCAGGGGCCTGCTGTCCGGACAGGTGACCTTTGAGGGCGGCCGCATCCAGCATGTCGTGCCCGGCCCGGCGGTCGACCGTTTCGTTCTGCCGGGCTTCATCGATTCGCACGTGCACGGCGGTGGGGGAGGTGACACCATGGACGGCCCCGCAGGGGTAAGGACCCTGGCGCAGTTCCACGCGCAGCACGGCACCACGACCCTGCTCCCCACCACCATGACCGCCCCCTGGCCCGAGGTCATGAACGCTTTGCGGGGGGTTGCCGAAGTGCGCGCCTTTGGGGTTCCGGGCGGCGCGGACATCCCGGGTGCCCACCTCGAAGGACCCTTCATCAGCCCCCGAAGGTTGGGGGCTCAACCTCCCCACGCGCTGCTTCCCCAATCGCAGCGGATCGGTGACGTACTCGCCCTGGAAGTGGTACGGGTCGTGACGCTGGCGCCCGAACTGGAGGGCGCGCCCAAGGCCGCCGAGGCCTTCGCGGGTATGAACGTGCGCGTCAGTCTGGGGCACACGGCGGGCCGCTGCGAGGACGCCCAGCAGCTCATGCAGCGTGTGCGCGCCTTGGGCGGCGTGGTGGGCGGCACCCACCTCTTCAACGCCATGGGCGGTCTGGCTGGCCGCGAACCGGGTGTGGTGGGCGCGCTGCTCGCCTCGGCACACGCTTACGCCGAGCTGATCCTCGATTTGCACCATGTCCACGAAACCTCCTTTCGGGCGGCGCTC
The Deinococcus peraridilitoris DSM 19664 genome window above contains:
- the nagA gene encoding N-acetylglucosamine-6-phosphate deacetylase, producing MAVKIGGQILTPRGLLSGQVTFEGGRIQHVVPGPAVDRFVLPGFIDSHVHGGGGGDTMDGPAGVRTLAQFHAQHGTTTLLPTTMTAPWPEVMNALRGVAEVRAFGVPGGADIPGAHLEGPFISPRRLGAQPPHALLPQSQRIGDVLALEVVRVVTLAPELEGAPKAAEAFAGMNVRVSLGHTAGRCEDAQQLMQRVRALGGVVGGTHLFNAMGGLAGREPGVVGALLASAHAYAELILDLHHVHETSFRAALAALGNRLTLVTDAIRAAGLGDGISELGGQEVQVRNGRAQLSDGTLAGSVLTLDVALRNALSLGLSLEETSALLSANPARYLGLSDRGRIESGCRADLVVLDTDYAVQEVWIKGSRVA